A single Micromonospora luteifusca DNA region contains:
- a CDS encoding MFS transporter: protein MATDLTAPRTAASPDVTAIQRRTLRLLFTTQIIGGVGVTIGIAVGALLAARIAGTAAAGVAQSAGVVGAALLAVPVTWIMARHGRRPGLVLAYAVGAVGGVLVVLAAATRWVPLLFLGMLLFGGGTAANLQARYTAVDLAEPARRGRQLSLIVWATTIGAVAAPNFAALADRVTTGWGLPPLAGPFAFSAVAFVLAAVVLLGLLRPDPLLTARRLAAAGAPVANLPPAADTTSTAVAAEAPAGGGPAVGGAVPAAAPVEVRAPRGAGMRAAWSVVRGQPAARLGIAAVAVGHLVMVAVMAMTPVRLGESHADADVLRLVGIVLSLHIAGMYAFSPVVGWLTDRLGRRAVILGGVGLLLAACAVAGTAGHHTPRLSVGLVLLGLGWSGTMVAGSTLLSESVPAGVRPSVQGLSDLIMGLAGTGAAMVSGFVMQFAGYPVLTLLAAVAAVPLVALALRPVPTGAPDEEG from the coding sequence ATGGCCACCGACCTGACCGCGCCGCGCACGGCAGCCAGCCCCGATGTCACGGCGATCCAGCGGCGTACCCTGCGGCTGCTCTTCACCACCCAGATCATCGGTGGCGTCGGCGTGACCATCGGCATCGCCGTGGGTGCGCTGCTCGCGGCACGCATCGCCGGCACCGCGGCGGCCGGTGTCGCGCAGAGTGCCGGGGTGGTCGGTGCGGCGCTGCTCGCCGTCCCGGTCACCTGGATCATGGCGCGGCACGGTCGCCGGCCGGGCCTGGTGCTGGCGTACGCGGTCGGCGCCGTCGGCGGCGTGCTGGTGGTGCTGGCCGCGGCCACCCGCTGGGTGCCGCTGCTCTTCCTCGGCATGCTGCTCTTCGGCGGGGGCACCGCCGCGAACCTGCAGGCCCGCTACACGGCGGTGGACCTCGCCGAGCCGGCCCGACGAGGGCGGCAGCTCTCCCTGATCGTCTGGGCCACCACCATCGGTGCGGTGGCCGCGCCGAACTTCGCCGCGTTGGCCGACCGGGTCACCACCGGCTGGGGGCTGCCTCCGCTGGCCGGTCCGTTCGCGTTCAGCGCGGTGGCGTTCGTGCTGGCTGCCGTCGTACTCCTGGGGTTGCTCCGGCCCGACCCGCTGCTCACCGCGCGGCGGCTCGCGGCGGCCGGGGCGCCCGTTGCCAACCTGCCGCCGGCCGCCGATACGACGTCGACCGCCGTGGCGGCCGAGGCGCCGGCGGGCGGTGGCCCGGCCGTTGGTGGTGCGGTGCCGGCAGCCGCGCCGGTCGAGGTGCGCGCGCCGCGCGGCGCCGGGATGCGTGCGGCCTGGTCTGTGGTACGCGGACAGCCCGCCGCTCGACTCGGCATCGCCGCCGTGGCCGTGGGTCACCTGGTGATGGTGGCGGTGATGGCGATGACCCCGGTCCGGCTCGGTGAGTCGCACGCCGACGCCGACGTGCTGCGGCTGGTCGGCATCGTGCTGAGCCTGCACATCGCCGGCATGTACGCGTTCTCGCCGGTGGTCGGTTGGCTCACCGACCGCCTCGGTCGGCGGGCGGTGATCCTCGGTGGGGTCGGGCTGCTGCTGGCCGCCTGCGCGGTCGCCGGCACCGCCGGGCACCACACACCCCGGCTCTCGGTGGGTCTGGTCCTGCTCGGGCTGGGTTGGTCGGGGACGATGGTGGCCGGCTCGACACTGCTGTCCGAGTCGGTGCCGGCCGGTGTGCGGCCGAGCGTCCAGGGGCTGTCCGACCTGATCATGGGACTGGCCGGGACCGGTGCCGCCATGGTCAGCGGGTTTGTCATGCAGTTCGCCGGTTATCCCGTGCTCACCCTGCTCGCGGCGGTCGCGGCGGTGCCCCTGGTGGCGCTAGCGTTGCGCCCGGTGCCGACCGGGGCACCGGACGAGGAGGGCTGA
- a CDS encoding DUF3046 domain-containing protein has product MRLTDFWTRLDEAFGPGYAASIARDQVLSQLGGRTIEQALASGEQTHVVWRAVCAAYPDRVPARLR; this is encoded by the coding sequence GTGCGGCTGACCGATTTCTGGACGCGCCTGGACGAGGCGTTCGGGCCCGGCTACGCGGCCAGCATCGCCCGCGATCAGGTGCTGTCGCAGCTGGGCGGACGGACCATCGAGCAGGCACTGGCGTCGGGGGAGCAGACGCATGTGGTGTGGCGGGCGGTCTGTGCCGCGTACCCCGACCGGGTGCCCGCTCGACTACGCTGA
- the recA gene encoding recombinase RecA — MAAGPDREKALDLALAQIDKQFGKGSVMRLGDRPVIQTAIIPTGSIALDVALGIGGLPRGRVVEIYGPESSGKTTVALHAVANAQRNGGIAAFIDAEHALDPEYAKALGVDTDAMLVSQPDTGEQALEIADMLIRSGALDIIVIDSVAALVPRAEIEGEMGDSHVGLQARLMSQALRKITGVLSNTGTTAIFINQLREKIGVMFGSPETTTGGRALKFYASVRLDVRRIESLKDGTDVVGNRTRVKVVKNKVAAPFKQAEFDIMYGKGISREGSLIDVGVEQAIIRKSGAWYTYDGDQLGQGKEKAREFLKENPDVAAEIEKKILEKLGVGVGASDAAGGPELPPVDF; from the coding sequence ATGGCAGCAGGGCCTGACCGGGAGAAGGCACTCGACCTTGCTCTCGCTCAGATTGACAAGCAATTCGGCAAGGGCTCGGTGATGCGACTGGGTGACCGGCCGGTCATCCAGACCGCCATCATTCCGACCGGCTCCATCGCCCTTGACGTGGCGCTGGGCATTGGCGGGCTGCCGCGCGGCCGGGTGGTCGAGATCTACGGTCCCGAGTCCAGCGGTAAGACCACGGTGGCACTGCACGCGGTGGCCAACGCCCAGCGCAACGGCGGCATCGCCGCCTTCATCGACGCCGAGCACGCGCTCGACCCGGAGTACGCGAAGGCCCTCGGCGTCGACACCGACGCGATGCTGGTCTCGCAGCCGGACACCGGCGAGCAGGCGCTGGAGATCGCGGACATGCTGATCCGCTCCGGCGCTCTGGACATCATCGTGATCGACTCGGTGGCGGCCCTGGTGCCGCGCGCCGAGATCGAGGGCGAGATGGGCGACAGCCACGTGGGCCTCCAGGCCCGGCTGATGAGCCAGGCCCTCCGGAAGATCACCGGTGTGCTCAGCAACACCGGCACCACGGCGATCTTCATCAACCAGCTGCGGGAAAAGATCGGCGTCATGTTCGGCAGCCCGGAGACCACGACCGGTGGTCGGGCGCTGAAGTTCTACGCCTCGGTCCGGCTCGACGTGCGACGCATCGAGAGCCTCAAGGACGGCACCGACGTGGTCGGTAACCGCACCCGGGTCAAGGTCGTGAAGAACAAGGTCGCCGCGCCGTTCAAGCAGGCCGAGTTCGACATCATGTACGGCAAGGGCATCTCGCGTGAGGGCTCGCTGATCGACGTCGGCGTGGAGCAGGCGATCATCCGCAAGTCCGGCGCCTGGTACACGTACGACGGTGACCAGCTCGGCCAGGGCAAGGAGAAGGCCCGGGAGTTCCTGAAGGAAAACCCGGACGTGGCCGCCGAGATCGAGAAGAAGATCCTGGAGAAGCTCGGCGTCGGGGTCGGCGCGAGTGACGCCGCCGGTGGCCCGGAGCTGCCGCCGGTCGACTTCTGA
- a CDS encoding regulatory protein RecX: protein MAGRRARTGRGWDASPPRTGDANEPPRPRRGSRGRSAEADAVESPAPPRDESEVAREICLRQLAVRPRTRAELAGALAKRGISEEVSAEVLDRYDEVGIIDDAAFARAWVSSRHAGRGLARRALANELRRKGVDGEVATEALGELDEETEADTARGLVERKLRTARGEPDAIFRRLVGMLARKGYPPGVAIRAVKDALAAQSAEAAEFAEQIDADALADAEGELDRDNRSPG from the coding sequence ATGGCAGGACGACGCGCTCGTACGGGGCGAGGCTGGGATGCCAGTCCGCCCCGTACGGGCGACGCCAACGAGCCGCCTCGCCCTCGGCGGGGCAGCCGGGGTCGGTCCGCGGAGGCCGACGCCGTCGAGTCCCCGGCACCGCCTCGTGATGAGTCGGAGGTCGCCCGCGAGATCTGCCTGCGCCAGCTCGCCGTCCGGCCACGCACCCGGGCCGAGCTGGCCGGGGCATTGGCCAAACGGGGCATCTCCGAGGAGGTGTCGGCCGAGGTGCTCGACCGGTATGACGAGGTCGGCATCATCGACGACGCGGCGTTCGCCCGGGCCTGGGTGTCCAGCCGGCACGCGGGGCGTGGCCTGGCTCGCCGGGCGCTCGCCAACGAGCTGCGCCGCAAGGGCGTGGATGGCGAGGTTGCCACCGAGGCACTGGGTGAGCTGGACGAAGAGACCGAGGCGGACACCGCCCGTGGCCTCGTGGAGCGCAAACTCCGCACTGCCCGAGGTGAGCCTGACGCGATCTTCCGGCGGCTGGTGGGCATGCTGGCCCGCAAGGGTTATCCACCCGGCGTGGCGATCCGGGCCGTGAAGGACGCGCTGGCCGCGCAGAGCGCCGAGGCCGCCGAGTTCGCGGAGCAGATAGACGCCGACGCGCTCGCCGACGCCGAGGGCGAGTTGGACCGCGACAACCGTTCGCCGGGGTGA
- the rny gene encoding ribonuclease Y → MNAFDVVLLAAVLVLAVVVIGAVLVGIRTLRRVGAAPAPEDPAFIAEKDRQEQSLAALRNAADEANSTIDVAKSAAAAARTEAAAAKAEAKAARAEARRVLDDARAEADTVLERAHNQAEADAEQLRMTARRSGEREVAVLAATTREQAAEVERRAARMDERERMHTEEVERFAERERQLTEARAALAARESALAQREAELTESEELRRRELERVAGLTADAARLELIEAIETSAKREAALLVRDIESDARSTAEQRARHIVVDAIQRVASEQTAESVVSVLHLPGDEMKGRIIGREGRNIRAFESVTGVNLIIDDTPEAVLLSCFDPVRREVGRLTLEKLVLDGRIHPHRIEEVYDLARQEVEELCLRAAEDALVEVGITEIHPELVTLLGRLRYRTSYGQNVLKHLVETAHIAGIMAAELRLDVPIIKRSAFLHDIGKALTHEVEGSHAIIGADLARKYGEHEDVVHAIEAHHNEVPPQTIEAVLTQASDACSGGRPGARRESLEAYVKRLERIEEIAASKLGVDKVFAMQAGREIRVMVKPDDVDDIGAAVLARDVAKQIEEELTYPGQIRVTVVRESRVTEIAR, encoded by the coding sequence ATGAACGCCTTCGACGTCGTGCTCCTCGCGGCCGTCCTCGTCCTCGCCGTGGTGGTGATCGGGGCCGTGCTGGTCGGCATCCGGACGCTGCGCCGGGTGGGCGCCGCGCCGGCTCCGGAGGATCCCGCCTTCATCGCCGAGAAGGACCGTCAGGAGCAGTCCCTGGCCGCCCTTCGCAACGCGGCCGACGAGGCGAACAGCACGATCGACGTGGCGAAGTCCGCGGCGGCGGCAGCCCGTACCGAGGCGGCGGCGGCGAAGGCCGAGGCGAAGGCCGCCCGCGCCGAGGCGCGCCGGGTGCTCGACGACGCCCGCGCCGAGGCGGACACCGTCCTGGAGCGGGCCCACAACCAGGCCGAGGCGGACGCTGAGCAGTTGCGGATGACGGCCCGGCGCAGCGGCGAGCGGGAGGTCGCGGTGCTCGCCGCCACCACCCGGGAGCAGGCTGCGGAGGTGGAGCGTCGGGCGGCCCGGATGGACGAGCGGGAGCGGATGCACACCGAGGAGGTGGAGCGGTTCGCCGAGCGGGAGCGGCAGCTCACCGAGGCACGTGCGGCTCTCGCGGCCCGGGAGTCCGCGCTCGCCCAGCGGGAGGCCGAGCTCACCGAGTCGGAGGAGCTGCGTCGCCGGGAGTTGGAGCGGGTCGCCGGGCTCACCGCCGACGCGGCGAGGCTGGAGTTGATCGAGGCGATCGAGACGTCCGCCAAGCGGGAGGCGGCGCTGCTGGTGCGCGACATCGAGTCCGACGCGCGCAGCACCGCCGAGCAGCGGGCACGACACATCGTGGTGGACGCGATCCAGCGGGTCGCCAGCGAGCAGACCGCAGAGAGCGTGGTCAGCGTCCTGCACCTGCCCGGCGACGAGATGAAGGGGCGGATCATCGGCCGGGAGGGTCGCAACATCCGCGCCTTCGAGTCGGTGACGGGCGTCAACCTGATCATTGACGACACCCCCGAGGCGGTGCTGCTCTCCTGCTTCGACCCGGTCCGCCGTGAGGTGGGCCGGCTGACCCTGGAGAAGCTGGTCCTGGACGGGCGGATCCACCCGCACCGGATCGAGGAGGTCTACGACCTGGCCCGGCAGGAGGTGGAGGAGCTCTGCCTCCGCGCCGCCGAGGACGCTCTGGTCGAGGTCGGCATCACCGAGATCCACCCGGAGCTGGTGACCCTGCTCGGCCGCCTGCGCTACCGCACCTCGTACGGGCAGAACGTGCTCAAGCACCTGGTCGAGACCGCGCACATCGCCGGCATCATGGCCGCCGAGCTGCGGCTGGACGTGCCCATCATCAAGCGGTCGGCGTTCCTGCACGACATCGGCAAGGCGCTCACCCACGAGGTGGAGGGCAGCCACGCCATCATCGGCGCGGACCTGGCCCGCAAGTACGGCGAGCACGAGGACGTGGTGCACGCGATCGAGGCGCACCACAACGAGGTGCCGCCGCAGACCATCGAGGCCGTGCTCACCCAGGCCTCCGACGCCTGCTCCGGCGGTCGGCCGGGCGCGCGTCGGGAGAGCCTTGAGGCGTACGTCAAGCGCCTGGAGCGGATCGAGGAGATCGCCGCCAGCAAGCTCGGCGTGGACAAGGTCTTCGCCATGCAGGCCGGTCGGGAGATCCGGGTGATGGTCAAGCCGGACGACGTGGACGACATCGGGGCGGCGGTGCTGGCCCGGGACGTGGCCAAGCAGATCGAGGAGGAGCTGACCTATCCGGGTCAGATCCGGGTCACCGTGGTCCGCGAGTCCCGCGTCACCGAGATCGCCCGTTAG
- a CDS encoding amino acid ABC transporter permease: MSQQTSVLYDVPGPRQRRITLISSVVAGLVLLVGAYFLIYRPLDENGQFSMELWGPLIDPSNENFSQVWDRIGLGFKNTMIAAALAVVSSLAIGTLLAVLRIQLKSLIRRRFTGAATPVAYLLRGLSALLSAITRVCVEVFRGLPVVITIFFVARGFPEFGLYLDNLWYLVIGLTIYNSVVIGEILRSGMEGLPGGQAEAASAIGLSPAQTTRMILLPQAFRIMLPALISQLVVVLKDTSLGFIISYEETLNIGKQVIGALGNPIQVYVVIAVLFIVVNYSLSKLAQYVQRRLATGRKTAGTPAQNPPPAALMSQAEGAGGGF; the protein is encoded by the coding sequence ATGAGTCAGCAGACCAGCGTCCTCTACGACGTACCCGGGCCGCGTCAGCGGCGGATCACGCTGATCAGCAGCGTTGTCGCCGGTCTCGTCCTGCTCGTCGGGGCGTACTTCCTGATCTACCGGCCCCTGGACGAGAATGGCCAGTTCTCGATGGAGCTGTGGGGGCCGTTGATCGACCCCTCCAACGAGAACTTCTCCCAGGTGTGGGATCGCATCGGCCTGGGCTTCAAGAACACCATGATCGCGGCGGCTCTGGCCGTCGTCTCCTCGCTGGCGATCGGCACGCTGCTCGCCGTGCTGCGGATCCAGCTCAAGAGCCTGATCCGACGGCGGTTCACCGGTGCGGCGACGCCGGTGGCGTATCTGCTGCGCGGGCTGAGCGCGCTGCTGTCGGCGATCACTCGAGTGTGCGTCGAGGTCTTCCGCGGCCTGCCCGTCGTGATCACCATCTTCTTCGTGGCCCGCGGCTTCCCCGAGTTCGGCCTCTACCTCGACAACCTCTGGTATCTGGTCATCGGCCTCACCATCTACAACTCGGTGGTGATCGGCGAGATCCTCCGCTCCGGCATGGAGGGGCTGCCGGGCGGCCAGGCGGAGGCCGCCTCCGCCATCGGGCTCTCCCCGGCACAGACCACCCGGATGATCCTGCTGCCGCAGGCCTTCCGGATCATGCTGCCGGCACTGATCAGCCAGCTGGTCGTGGTGCTCAAGGACACCTCGCTGGGTTTCATCATCAGCTACGAGGAGACCCTGAACATCGGCAAGCAGGTCATCGGCGCACTGGGCAACCCGATCCAGGTCTACGTCGTGATCGCCGTGCTCTTCATCGTGGTGAACTACTCGCTGTCTAAGCTCGCCCAGTACGTGCAGCGGCGGCTCGCCACGGGCCGCAAGACCGCGGGCACCCCGGCACAGAATCCGCCGCCCGCAGCACTGATGTCCCAGGCCGAGGGCGCCGGCGGGGGCTTCTGA
- a CDS encoding amino acid ABC transporter permease has protein sequence MNVLIDKFDVFAGGFWLTLQICLLAAIGALILGAVVAVLRISPVPPLRALGTGYVNVFRNMPLTVVMFFAAFGLPALGSNADFLRIPVIDSLFTRLGTDLPYFRFALIALVLYTAAFVCEALRSGVNAVSAGQAEAARSLGLTFGQNLRYVVLPQSWKASIVPLGSVIIAMIKNSALVGFFGVVGDLSQTADQLTSAEGYAFVPVAIGISIGYLIMTVPLGALLDRIEKRQAVAR, from the coding sequence GTGAACGTGCTCATCGACAAGTTCGACGTCTTTGCGGGTGGTTTCTGGCTCACCCTCCAGATCTGCCTACTTGCCGCGATCGGCGCCCTGATCCTGGGCGCCGTCGTGGCGGTGCTCCGCATCTCGCCGGTGCCGCCGCTGCGCGCACTCGGCACCGGTTACGTGAACGTCTTCCGCAACATGCCGCTGACCGTGGTGATGTTCTTCGCCGCGTTCGGTCTGCCGGCGCTCGGCTCCAACGCGGACTTCCTCCGCATCCCGGTGATCGACTCGTTGTTCACCCGACTCGGCACGGATCTGCCGTACTTCCGGTTCGCGCTGATCGCCCTGGTGCTCTACACCGCCGCGTTCGTCTGCGAGGCGCTGCGATCCGGAGTGAATGCGGTGTCCGCCGGCCAGGCCGAGGCCGCGCGGTCGCTGGGTCTGACCTTCGGACAGAACCTGCGCTACGTGGTGCTGCCGCAGTCGTGGAAGGCCTCGATCGTGCCGCTCGGCTCGGTGATCATCGCAATGATCAAGAACTCGGCGCTGGTCGGCTTCTTCGGGGTGGTCGGTGACCTGTCACAGACCGCCGACCAGCTCACCTCGGCGGAGGGCTACGCCTTCGTCCCGGTCGCCATCGGCATTTCGATCGGCTACCTGATCATGACAGTGCCGCTCGGTGCCCTGCTGGACCGGATCGAGAAGCGACAGGCGGTGGCCCGATGA
- a CDS encoding glutamate ABC transporter substrate-binding protein — MRIKRVAAVAAVAALALGLTACGGDDGGEGTGAGSKSFAAGSTMEKLNKAQKIKVGTKFDQPGFGLKGLSGKPEGFDVEVAKIIVKELGIPEDKIEWVEAPSKVREDVIVNGTVDLVAATYTINDKRKERIAFAGPYYEAGQNIMVKKDDTTITGPDSFKDGTKKVCSVTGSTPFEEIKKYVKDVATQLVPFDTYDKCRDALKSGQVDAVTTDNVILLGYIAKDEASFKLAGSNFTKEPYGIGVKKEDADFRSFINDTLDKAVADGSWKKAWDDTAGKFGAELGAAPTINRY; from the coding sequence ATGCGTATCAAGCGCGTTGCGGCAGTCGCCGCGGTCGCCGCTCTGGCGCTCGGCCTCACCGCCTGTGGTGGCGACGACGGCGGGGAGGGCACCGGCGCGGGCAGCAAGTCCTTCGCCGCCGGCAGCACCATGGAGAAGCTGAACAAGGCCCAGAAGATCAAGGTCGGCACCAAGTTCGACCAGCCAGGCTTCGGCCTGAAGGGCCTGTCCGGCAAGCCGGAGGGCTTCGACGTTGAGGTCGCCAAGATCATCGTCAAGGAGCTGGGCATCCCCGAGGACAAGATCGAGTGGGTGGAGGCCCCCTCGAAGGTCCGCGAGGACGTGATCGTCAACGGCACGGTCGACCTGGTCGCCGCGACCTACACGATCAACGACAAGCGCAAGGAGCGGATCGCCTTCGCAGGCCCGTACTACGAGGCCGGCCAGAACATCATGGTCAAGAAGGACGACACCACCATCACCGGTCCGGACTCGTTCAAGGACGGCACCAAGAAGGTCTGCTCGGTCACCGGCTCGACGCCGTTCGAGGAGATCAAGAAGTACGTCAAGGACGTCGCCACCCAGCTGGTGCCCTTCGACACCTACGACAAGTGCCGGGACGCCCTCAAGAGTGGCCAGGTCGACGCCGTGACCACGGACAACGTGATCCTGCTCGGCTACATCGCCAAGGACGAGGCCTCCTTCAAGCTGGCCGGCAGCAACTTCACCAAGGAGCCGTACGGCATCGGGGTGAAGAAGGAGGACGCCGACTTCCGCAGTTTCATCAACGACACGCTGGACAAGGCGGTCGCCGACGGCAGCTGGAAGAAGGCCTGGGACGACACCGCCGGCAAGTTCGGCGCGGAACTGGGCGCGGCGCCCACCATCAACCGCTACTGA
- a CDS encoding amino acid ABC transporter ATP-binding protein has protein sequence MDDVTTGEPLIVLDAVNKWFGPLHVLDDVSLSVGRGEVVVVIGPSGSGKSTLCRAINRLEPINSGTITFDGQPLPAEGKPLAKLRSEVGMVFQSFNLFAHKTILENVTLGPIKVRKEKPAAARERGLALLDRVGIANQADKFPAQLSGGQQQRVAIARALAMQPKAMLFDEPTSALDPEMVGEVLDVMTSLASDGMTMVVVTHEMGFARHAANRVIFMADGQLVEDAPPAEFFANPRSERARDFLSKILTH, from the coding sequence GTGGACGACGTGACGACGGGCGAACCGCTCATCGTGCTGGACGCGGTCAACAAGTGGTTCGGGCCGCTGCACGTGCTGGACGACGTCTCGCTGTCGGTAGGTCGGGGCGAGGTGGTCGTGGTCATCGGCCCGTCCGGCTCCGGCAAATCGACGCTGTGCCGCGCCATCAACCGACTGGAACCGATCAACTCGGGCACCATCACCTTCGACGGCCAGCCGCTGCCCGCCGAGGGCAAGCCCCTCGCGAAGCTGCGCAGCGAGGTGGGCATGGTCTTCCAGTCCTTCAACCTCTTCGCACACAAGACCATCCTCGAGAACGTCACCCTCGGCCCGATCAAGGTCCGCAAGGAGAAGCCGGCTGCTGCCCGCGAGCGCGGCCTGGCCCTGCTGGACCGGGTCGGCATCGCCAACCAGGCGGACAAGTTCCCCGCCCAGCTTTCCGGCGGTCAGCAGCAGCGGGTGGCCATCGCCCGGGCGCTGGCCATGCAGCCCAAGGCGATGCTCTTCGACGAGCCCACCAGCGCGCTGGACCCGGAGATGGTCGGCGAGGTGCTCGACGTGATGACCTCGCTGGCCAGCGACGGCATGACGATGGTCGTGGTCACCCACGAGATGGGCTTCGCCCGACACGCCGCGAACCGGGTCATCTTCATGGCCGACGGGCAACTGGTCGAGGATGCCCCGCCAGCGGAGTTCTTCGCGAACCCGCGCAGCGAGCGGGCCCGAGACTTCCTCTCCAAGATCCTCACGCACTAG
- the selD gene encoding selenide, water dikinase SelD, with protein sequence MTEPVRLTRYARGGGCACKIPPGELEIMVAGLGPATGTAELLVGLDHGDDAAVVRLDERTGLVSTADFFTPVVDDAYDWGRIAAANALSDVYAMGGTPLIALNLLCWPRDVLPMELAGEVLRGGQEVAREAGCHLAGGHSVDDDGPKYGLAVTGTVRPEELITLDAGRAGVPLSLTKPLGVGVLNTRHKATGESFPEAVATMSALNRDAARAAVAAGIRCGTDVTGFGLLGHASKLARASQLTVAIDTARVPYLAGAREALRDGYVSGGSRRNLEWITPWTDFGAVGEDERLLLADAQTSGGLLVAGEVPGAPVVGELLPRGEHLVVLR encoded by the coding sequence ATGACCGAACCTGTACGCCTGACCCGTTACGCCCGCGGCGGTGGCTGCGCCTGCAAGATCCCTCCGGGGGAGTTGGAAATCATGGTGGCGGGTCTCGGTCCGGCCACCGGCACCGCGGAGCTGCTGGTCGGGTTGGATCACGGCGACGACGCGGCGGTGGTACGCCTGGATGAGCGGACCGGCCTGGTCAGCACCGCCGACTTCTTCACGCCGGTGGTCGACGACGCGTACGACTGGGGTCGGATCGCCGCGGCCAACGCGCTCTCCGACGTGTACGCGATGGGCGGCACCCCGTTGATCGCGCTCAACCTGCTCTGCTGGCCGCGCGACGTGCTGCCGATGGAGTTGGCCGGTGAGGTTCTACGTGGCGGCCAGGAGGTGGCTCGGGAGGCCGGTTGTCATCTGGCCGGCGGGCACAGCGTGGACGACGACGGCCCGAAGTACGGCCTTGCGGTCACCGGCACGGTCCGCCCGGAAGAGTTGATCACCCTCGACGCCGGGCGGGCCGGGGTGCCGTTGTCGCTGACGAAGCCGCTCGGTGTGGGGGTGCTGAACACCCGGCACAAGGCCACCGGTGAGAGCTTCCCGGAGGCGGTGGCCACGATGAGTGCCCTCAACCGGGATGCCGCTCGCGCGGCGGTCGCCGCCGGCATCCGCTGTGGCACCGACGTGACCGGGTTCGGGTTGCTCGGGCACGCCTCGAAGCTGGCCCGGGCCAGCCAGCTCACCGTGGCCATCGACACGGCCCGGGTGCCGTACCTGGCCGGTGCGCGAGAGGCGCTGCGCGACGGGTACGTCAGCGGCGGCAGCCGGCGCAACCTGGAGTGGATCACGCCGTGGACCGATTTCGGTGCCGTGGGGGAGGACGAGCGGTTGCTGCTGGCCGACGCGCAGACCTCCGGCGGTCTGCTGGTCGCCGGCGAGGTGCCCGGCGCGCCCGTGGTGGGTGAGTTGCTGCCCCGCGGCGAGCATCTGGTGGTGTTGCGCTGA